In Longimicrobium sp., the following are encoded in one genomic region:
- the hpt gene encoding hypoxanthine phosphoribosyltransferase — MPDTDLTLARTGGRKLTRIVYSAEQIAARVEEMGRQIAAELPADEPVLVLGLLKGSFIFLSDLVREITRPLQVDFLVASSYGSGTTTSGEVKLLYDPNAEFRDRHVIVVEDIVDSGTTLNRLLPMLEERGPRSLEVCTLLHKHVATTLVKEPRWVGFDAPHEFLIGYGLDHSEDFRNLPFIGSL; from the coding sequence ATGCCTGATACGGATCTGACCCTGGCCCGCACCGGTGGCCGCAAGCTCACACGGATCGTCTACAGCGCCGAGCAGATCGCGGCACGCGTGGAGGAGATGGGGCGGCAGATCGCCGCCGAGCTGCCCGCCGACGAGCCGGTGCTGGTGCTGGGACTCCTCAAGGGGTCGTTCATCTTCCTCAGCGACCTCGTCCGCGAGATCACCCGGCCGCTGCAGGTGGACTTCCTGGTGGCGAGCAGCTACGGCAGCGGCACCACCACCAGCGGCGAGGTGAAGCTGCTGTACGATCCCAACGCCGAGTTCAGGGACCGCCACGTCATCGTGGTGGAGGACATCGTGGACAGCGGCACCACCCTCAACCGCCTCCTCCCGATGCTGGAGGAGCGCGGGCCGCGCTCGCTGGAGGTGTGCACCCTCCTCCACAAGCACGTCGCCACCACGCTGGTGAAGGAGCCCCGCTGGGTAGGGTTCGATGCTCCGCACGAGTTCCTGATCGGCTACGGTCTGGACCACTCGGAGGACTTCCGCAACCTGCCGTTCATCGGGAGCCTGTAG